The Myxococcaceae bacterium JPH2 genome window below encodes:
- a CDS encoding porin, protein MRNLLVALFTLTTSAALAQSAEPQTPAPSEAQSTEAAPAAAEPTIEERIAMDEGKVAALEEQNTTAQSDLSALKKLKISGYIQSRYQYQESLDDYGNGGFSRFTVRRGRLKATYTTDLAQAMLQIDASPAGVVLKDAEATLFIPGTKQTWSLTAGQTKWPFGYEAPQSSGDREFPERSRVIRAFLPSERDRGVKLNGRYDFLRLNIGVFDGNGTDSGTVQDNDKDKDVIGRVGFDLKWISGGVSGWYGDSLGKLANDEFRTAYKRTRIGADLQVYLDVLPIGGTALKGEFIAGKTFGGANNATNLNAAAHGYWLLLVQNLGLSDAVAVRFDSFDPRNGAANVAANGVPGANNTVNTVGLLVQHYFGENLKVSAVYEIPMTAKVDDAKDPKDNLFTLQMQARF, encoded by the coding sequence ATGCGTAACCTCCTTGTTGCCCTCTTCACCCTGACCACCAGCGCGGCCCTGGCGCAGTCCGCGGAGCCCCAGACGCCCGCCCCCTCCGAAGCGCAGAGCACCGAGGCCGCCCCTGCCGCCGCCGAGCCGACCATCGAGGAGCGGATCGCGATGGACGAAGGCAAGGTCGCCGCCCTGGAAGAGCAGAACACGACGGCGCAGTCCGACCTCTCCGCCCTGAAGAAGCTGAAGATCTCCGGCTACATCCAGTCGCGCTACCAGTACCAGGAGTCGCTCGATGACTACGGCAATGGCGGCTTCAGCCGCTTCACCGTGCGCCGGGGCCGCCTCAAGGCCACGTACACCACGGACCTGGCCCAGGCGATGCTGCAGATCGACGCGTCTCCCGCGGGCGTGGTCCTGAAGGACGCCGAGGCCACCCTGTTCATCCCCGGCACCAAGCAGACGTGGTCGCTCACCGCGGGCCAGACCAAGTGGCCGTTCGGCTACGAGGCGCCCCAGTCCTCCGGCGACCGCGAGTTCCCCGAGCGCAGCCGCGTCATCCGCGCCTTCCTGCCCAGCGAGCGCGACCGCGGCGTGAAGCTCAACGGCCGCTATGACTTCCTGCGCCTCAACATCGGCGTGTTCGACGGCAACGGCACGGACTCCGGCACCGTCCAGGACAACGACAAGGACAAGGACGTCATCGGCCGCGTCGGGTTCGACCTCAAGTGGATCTCCGGCGGCGTGTCCGGCTGGTACGGCGACTCGCTCGGCAAGCTGGCCAATGACGAGTTCCGCACCGCCTACAAGCGCACCCGCATTGGCGCGGACCTCCAGGTCTACCTGGATGTGCTGCCCATCGGTGGCACCGCCCTCAAGGGCGAGTTCATCGCCGGCAAGACGTTTGGCGGTGCCAACAACGCCACCAACCTGAACGCCGCGGCCCACGGCTACTGGCTCTTGCTGGTGCAGAACCTGGGCCTGAGCGACGCGGTGGCGGTGCGCTTCGACAGCTTCGATCCTCGCAACGGCGCGGCCAACGTGGCCGCCAACGGCGTGCCGGGCGCCAACAACACCGTCAACACGGTGGGCCTGCTCGTGCAGCACTACTTTGGTGAGAACCTGAAGGTTTCGGCGGTCTACGAGATCCCCATGACCGCCAAGGTCGATGACGCCAAGGACCCGAAGGACAATCTCTTCACCCTGCAGATGCAGGCGCGCTTCTAG
- a CDS encoding SPFH domain-containing protein, whose product MNSPDTLHFLGGLVLGLAALPFLFGILQRLALQVEDEEAVLITRFGRLERVITRPGWHWFFARALPWVKTVPVSLRRDFREFNNIHVNDARGTTVIVDLWLEFRIADPAKALFDVADWDRSLNNLVTHSAISILGNREFQQILCDRNELGDLLQRDVASETARWGLEVDAVLIRNVSLLPEVSNQVLETISARLERAKADIEEEGRQRVALLEAETEAHIAGMVAEAKGQYPSAVGRALSALSHEPEVLVAYQELYELSLIRPHRTIAFSGFNGELRAVDAAMLLNPAGAEHAGREHAGHEPNAMERAAKPLPRS is encoded by the coding sequence ATGAACTCCCCTGACACCCTGCACTTCCTCGGCGGCCTCGTCCTCGGACTCGCGGCCCTTCCCTTCCTCTTCGGCATCCTCCAGCGGCTCGCCCTCCAGGTGGAGGACGAGGAGGCCGTGCTCATCACGCGCTTCGGCAGGCTGGAGCGCGTCATCACCCGCCCCGGCTGGCACTGGTTCTTCGCCCGCGCCCTGCCCTGGGTGAAGACGGTGCCCGTCTCGCTGCGACGAGACTTCCGCGAGTTCAACAACATCCACGTCAACGACGCGCGCGGCACCACCGTCATCGTGGACCTGTGGCTGGAGTTCCGCATCGCGGACCCGGCCAAGGCCCTGTTCGACGTGGCGGACTGGGATCGCTCGCTCAACAACCTCGTCACCCACTCGGCCATCTCCATCCTCGGCAACCGCGAGTTCCAGCAGATCCTCTGCGACCGCAACGAGCTGGGAGACCTCTTGCAGCGCGACGTCGCCTCCGAGACGGCGCGCTGGGGCCTGGAGGTGGACGCCGTCCTCATCCGCAACGTCAGCCTGCTGCCCGAGGTGTCCAATCAAGTGCTGGAGACCATCTCCGCGCGACTGGAGCGCGCCAAGGCGGACATCGAAGAGGAGGGCCGACAGCGCGTGGCGCTCCTCGAGGCGGAGACCGAGGCGCACATCGCGGGCATGGTCGCCGAAGCCAAGGGCCAGTACCCGTCCGCGGTGGGCCGTGCGCTCTCCGCGCTGAGCCACGAGCCCGAGGTCCTGGTGGCGTACCAGGAGCTGTACGAGCTGTCCCTCATCCGGCCGCATCGCACCATCGCGTTCAGCGGCTTCAACGGCGAGCTGCGCGCGGTGGATGCCGCCATGCTGCTGAACCCCGCGGGCGCTGAGCACGCGGGACGCGAGCACGCCGGCCACGAGCCCAACGCGATGGAGCGCGCGGCCAAGCCCCTGCCGCGGAGCTAA
- a CDS encoding DUF1634 domain-containing protein — MSLSSPEPRPSAPVAAPIPQAPALTPELLISMLLRGGVMLSLSLVAVGMGLTFFHHPDYFSSPTALERLTAPDHGLHRLTDVFQGVLAVRGQSFVMAGLLVMMSVPVLRVALSLGVFRLQRDRVFVAITAGVLALLLVSFFVGGVE, encoded by the coding sequence ATGAGCCTGTCCTCTCCCGAGCCGCGGCCGAGCGCTCCCGTCGCGGCCCCCATTCCCCAGGCGCCCGCGCTCACGCCGGAGCTGCTCATCAGCATGCTGCTTCGCGGCGGCGTCATGCTGAGCCTGTCGCTGGTCGCCGTGGGCATGGGGCTGACGTTCTTCCACCACCCCGACTACTTCTCGTCTCCCACGGCGCTGGAGCGACTCACCGCGCCGGACCACGGCCTGCATCGCCTCACGGATGTCTTTCAAGGCGTGCTCGCGGTGCGCGGGCAGTCCTTCGTCATGGCGGGCCTGCTGGTGATGATGTCCGTGCCCGTGCTGCGGGTGGCGCTGTCCCTGGGCGTGTTCCGCCTCCAGAGGGATCGCGTCTTCGTCGCCATCACCGCGGGAGTGCTCGCGCTGCTGCTCGTGTCCTTCTTCGTGGGTGGCGTGGAGTAG
- a CDS encoding histidine phosphatase family protein — protein MAAHDLPLLIVRHAVAEDSNSLGDEARALTSEGRIAFRQHARKLARRVPLRGILTSPLVRAVQTAELLAEAFGLSEVEVSPALMPLNGAHKRIVKLARERGPGWALVGHNPSLERAVALALGHSLPDKLRKGAAVALIPNDEGFTLGWVASPGRALLRP, from the coding sequence ATGGCCGCACACGACCTGCCCCTGCTCATCGTTCGCCACGCCGTGGCCGAGGACTCGAACTCGCTGGGCGATGAAGCCCGCGCCCTCACCTCCGAGGGCCGCATCGCCTTCCGCCAGCACGCGCGCAAGCTGGCGCGCCGCGTGCCCCTGCGAGGCATCCTCACCAGTCCCCTCGTCCGCGCGGTGCAGACCGCGGAGCTGCTCGCGGAGGCGTTCGGCCTCTCGGAGGTGGAGGTCTCGCCCGCGCTCATGCCGCTCAATGGCGCGCACAAGCGCATCGTCAAGCTGGCGCGCGAGCGAGGCCCGGGTTGGGCGCTGGTGGGCCACAACCCCTCGCTGGAGCGCGCCGTGGCGCTCGCGCTGGGACACAGCCTTCCGGACAAATTGAGGAAGGGCGCCGCCGTCGCGCTCATCCCGAACGATGAAGGCTTCACACTCGGGTGGGTCGCCTCGCCGGGCCGCGCCTTGCTTCGCCCCTGA
- a CDS encoding phosphate ABC transporter substrate-binding protein, with protein sequence MKKTLLSSLTALLALATPLAAQAGTITVKGSDTMVILVQRWAEEFMKKNPGTKVQVTGGGSGTGLSALQNGTTDIAMSSREMKEAEQEKLRARFSTTGVEIPVAKDGVTFYVNDTNPVTSLTVDQLKGIYLGDTTNWKDVGGPAATIVLYSRENSSGTYSFVKDNVLGGDDYASNAQTLPGTAAVVNAVAKEKNGIGYGGAAYAKGVKELKIKKGSEEFAPTADNVKSGKYPLSRNLFFYLRNKPSGEAKAFIDFTLSPEGQAVVTKVGYFPVK encoded by the coding sequence ATGAAGAAGACTCTGCTCTCGTCCCTCACCGCCCTGCTCGCCCTGGCCACCCCGCTGGCCGCCCAGGCCGGCACAATCACCGTGAAGGGCTCGGACACCATGGTCATCCTCGTCCAGCGCTGGGCCGAGGAGTTCATGAAGAAGAACCCGGGCACCAAGGTCCAGGTGACCGGCGGCGGCTCCGGCACGGGCCTCTCCGCGCTCCAGAACGGCACCACGGACATCGCCATGTCCAGCCGCGAGATGAAGGAGGCGGAGCAGGAGAAGCTGCGCGCCCGCTTCAGCACCACCGGCGTGGAGATTCCCGTCGCCAAGGACGGCGTCACGTTCTACGTGAACGACACCAACCCCGTGACGTCCCTCACCGTGGATCAGCTCAAGGGCATCTACCTGGGTGACACCACGAACTGGAAGGACGTGGGCGGCCCCGCGGCCACCATCGTCCTCTACTCCCGCGAGAACTCCTCGGGCACCTACTCCTTCGTGAAGGACAACGTGCTGGGCGGCGATGACTACGCCTCCAACGCCCAGACGCTGCCGGGCACCGCCGCGGTCGTCAACGCGGTGGCCAAGGAGAAGAACGGCATCGGCTACGGCGGCGCCGCGTACGCCAAGGGCGTCAAGGAGCTGAAGATCAAGAAGGGCAGCGAGGAGTTCGCCCCGACGGCGGACAACGTCAAGAGCGGCAAGTACCCGCTCTCGCGCAACCTCTTCTTCTACCTGCGCAACAAGCCGTCCGGCGAGGCGAAGGCGTTCATCGACTTCACGCTCTCGCCCGAGGGCCAGGCCGTCGTCACCAAGGTCGGCTACTTCCCCGTGAAGTAA
- the pstC gene encoding phosphate ABC transporter permease subunit PstC: protein MDRQALMQEQSLASPVPVPTLSAAARRRQLKEKLIAGLVTAVAFTGIAALVLILIFVAKEAMGLFTDPHARQEASLSKMFLPQVTRPGRPATFVWQPVSSVPKVSMIPLFIGTLKTTLVSMFVAVPLGVFGALFAAEFAPRRLREVLKPTIELLAGIPSVVLGFFALMVMASFVQDFFGLESRLNAVLAGLGLALAIVPVIFTVSEDALTAVPRSYREASLALGATPWETAWKVVLPAAAPGILAACVLGFGRAIGETMIVLMASGNAAIVSARLGDSVRSLSATIAAEMGEVVVGSPHYSLLFFIGVELFAFTFVLNMFATSWTRKVMKRLTGGAG, encoded by the coding sequence ATGGATAGACAGGCGCTCATGCAGGAGCAGAGTCTCGCGTCACCGGTGCCCGTGCCGACGCTGTCGGCGGCGGCGCGGCGCCGGCAGTTGAAGGAGAAGCTCATCGCGGGGTTGGTCACCGCGGTGGCTTTCACGGGCATCGCGGCCCTCGTCCTCATCCTCATCTTCGTGGCGAAGGAGGCGATGGGGCTCTTCACGGATCCGCATGCCCGTCAGGAGGCCAGCCTCTCCAAGATGTTCCTGCCCCAGGTGACGCGGCCCGGACGTCCGGCCACGTTCGTGTGGCAGCCCGTGTCCAGCGTCCCGAAGGTCAGCATGATTCCGCTGTTCATCGGGACGCTGAAGACGACCCTCGTCTCCATGTTCGTCGCCGTGCCGCTGGGCGTCTTCGGCGCCCTGTTCGCGGCGGAGTTCGCCCCGCGCCGGCTGCGCGAGGTGCTCAAGCCCACCATCGAGCTGCTCGCCGGAATCCCCTCGGTGGTGCTCGGCTTCTTCGCGCTGATGGTGATGGCCAGCTTCGTCCAGGACTTCTTCGGCCTGGAGTCGCGGCTCAACGCGGTGCTGGCGGGCCTGGGCCTGGCGCTGGCCATCGTCCCGGTCATCTTCACCGTGTCCGAGGACGCGCTCACCGCCGTGCCACGCAGCTACCGCGAGGCCTCGCTCGCGCTGGGCGCCACGCCCTGGGAGACGGCGTGGAAGGTCGTCCTGCCCGCGGCGGCGCCCGGCATCCTCGCCGCGTGCGTGCTGGGCTTCGGGCGCGCCATCGGTGAGACGATGATTGTCCTCATGGCCTCCGGCAACGCCGCCATCGTGTCGGCGCGGCTGGGAGACTCGGTGCGCTCGCTCAGCGCCACCATCGCCGCGGAGATGGGCGAGGTGGTGGTGGGCAGCCCGCACTACTCGCTGCTCTTCTTCATCGGGGTGGAGCTCTTCGCCTTCACCTTCGTGCTCAACATGTTCGCCACGTCCTGGACCCGCAAGGTCATGAAGCGACTGACGGGAGGCGCGGGATGA
- a CDS encoding response regulator transcription factor — translation MSHVLIVDDERDLAELIDFNLRASGFTTRVAGTGEAALTSAREQPPDVVLLDLMLPDMSGVDVCRQLRANAHSRDVLIVMLTAKSEEADRIRGFEVGADDYVVKPFSVRELVLRLKAIVRRGGSPKDGQQPLTLGPLRLDVASHRFYVDEREVALTALEFRLLEHLMTRLGRVQTRELLLEEVWGLSSSLETRTIDTHVMRLRDKLGTARALLETVRGVGYRIVDPSAS, via the coding sequence ATGTCCCATGTCCTCATCGTTGACGACGAGCGCGACCTCGCCGAGCTGATCGATTTCAACCTGCGCGCCTCTGGCTTCACCACCCGGGTGGCGGGCACTGGAGAAGCAGCCCTGACCTCGGCACGGGAGCAGCCCCCTGATGTCGTTCTGCTGGACCTCATGCTGCCGGACATGTCCGGCGTGGACGTCTGCCGCCAGCTCCGGGCGAACGCGCACTCGCGTGACGTGCTCATCGTCATGCTCACCGCCAAGAGCGAAGAGGCCGACCGCATCCGGGGCTTCGAGGTGGGCGCGGACGACTACGTGGTCAAGCCCTTCTCCGTGCGCGAGCTGGTCTTGCGCCTCAAGGCCATCGTCCGCCGCGGCGGCTCGCCCAAGGACGGCCAGCAGCCGCTCACGCTCGGGCCCTTGCGCCTGGATGTGGCGTCCCATCGCTTCTACGTCGACGAGCGCGAGGTGGCGCTCACCGCGCTGGAGTTCCGCCTGCTGGAGCACCTCATGACGCGGCTGGGTCGCGTGCAGACGCGCGAGCTGCTCCTGGAGGAGGTCTGGGGGCTGTCCAGCTCGCTGGAGACGCGCACCATCGACACGCACGTGATGCGCCTGCGCGACAAGCTGGGCACGGCGCGCGCGCTCCTGGAGACGGTCCGAGGCGTGGGCTACCGAATCGTGGATCCGTCGGCCTCCTGA
- a CDS encoding sulfite exporter TauE/SafE family protein, with protein MVVSVVAGLLGSLLGLGGGLILIPILTLVLKVDIRYAVGASIVSVIATSSGAAAAYVRDGLANMRVAMFLELATTAGALTGALLAGVVGGRGLYLLFGAVMAYSALAMLRKLREQPSRAVESNDALADRLGLHSSYFDESSGSEVAYRVRRPLIGLGLMYVAGTVSGLLGIGSGALKVPAMDLAMGLPIKVSSATSNFMIGVTAAASAGIYFARGDIDPFIAGPVCVGVTLGAFAGSRFMTKLSSGWLRALFVVVLLWVAFEMLRKGVHG; from the coding sequence ATGGTCGTCTCCGTCGTGGCGGGCCTGCTCGGCTCGCTGCTGGGACTCGGCGGCGGGCTCATCCTCATCCCCATCCTCACCCTCGTGCTGAAGGTGGACATCCGCTACGCGGTGGGCGCGTCCATCGTCTCCGTCATCGCCACGTCCAGTGGCGCCGCCGCGGCGTATGTGCGCGATGGCCTGGCGAACATGCGCGTGGCGATGTTCCTGGAGCTGGCCACCACGGCCGGCGCGCTCACCGGGGCGCTGCTGGCGGGCGTGGTGGGAGGCCGCGGGCTCTACCTCCTCTTCGGCGCGGTGATGGCGTACTCGGCGCTCGCGATGCTGCGCAAGCTGCGGGAGCAACCCTCGCGCGCGGTGGAGTCGAACGACGCGCTGGCGGATCGCCTGGGCCTGCACAGCAGCTACTTCGATGAGTCCTCCGGGAGCGAGGTGGCCTATCGCGTGCGCCGGCCGCTCATCGGGCTCGGGCTCATGTACGTGGCTGGGACGGTGAGTGGCCTGCTGGGCATCGGGTCGGGCGCCCTGAAGGTGCCCGCCATGGACCTGGCCATGGGACTGCCCATCAAGGTGTCCTCGGCCACCAGCAACTTCATGATTGGCGTGACGGCGGCGGCGAGCGCGGGCATCTACTTCGCGCGCGGAGACATCGACCCGTTCATCGCCGGTCCGGTGTGCGTGGGCGTCACGCTGGGCGCGTTCGCGGGCTCGCGCTTCATGACGAAGCTGAGCAGCGGCTGGCTGCGGGCCCTGTTCGTCGTCGTGCTGCTGTGGGTGGCCTTCGAGATGCTGCGCAAGGGCGTGCACGGATGA
- a CDS encoding trypsin-like peptidase domain-containing protein, whose protein sequence is MSWWTVGLSVVTLSLAQAGPPPESPRTTHPDSAPFCEGEYADSFSSLSAQARAYEQSTRKYTYCVRSTATYECLSYGPEGNVRRSRTQVSAHGTAFAYRQQGGETLLLTNEHVTEWPAVTDESHPVEGVAPGCKRVGDGLRIVDNESDAFERDDIPLSRVVSDPQLDMSIIKTKSPLAVMPWKVGRSASLRERTVVDVRGFPLGVFNATNVGKVISAFDHDEYKDWNHDDFVVDALLSPGNSGSPVLAISCKTGEFELVGVYHAGYSRGSALNVVVGIDQVRELMTTLRRSTRRAFEENAPLDASARERMAKRVEATATPFFPFGNHTAAVYPRTDGSLLFAIYGQDFPRKVYPLVVLEDLKARVAGAFGEPGRVWFGGERGLRESIRAEQDAELQQQLARLLDALRRDATLAFSFQEALPSSAESRQTFDATARMQKALDRAINAHRDLSDTAAELADHLAPKPTDAATLAETLLTLPRPPPSGVGLHLGAAPATPPRAPRAPASTPATQREARNDSAPSRPAAQ, encoded by the coding sequence ATGTCCTGGTGGACGGTCGGACTGTCGGTGGTGACGCTGTCGCTCGCCCAGGCGGGCCCTCCTCCCGAGTCCCCCCGAACCACGCACCCCGACAGCGCCCCCTTCTGCGAGGGCGAGTACGCAGACAGCTTCTCGTCGCTGTCCGCCCAGGCACGGGCGTATGAGCAGTCCACGCGCAAGTACACCTACTGCGTGCGCAGCACCGCGACGTATGAGTGCCTGTCGTACGGCCCCGAGGGCAACGTGCGCCGCAGCCGGACCCAGGTGTCGGCGCACGGCACGGCGTTCGCCTATCGGCAGCAAGGCGGCGAGACGCTGCTGCTCACCAACGAGCACGTCACCGAGTGGCCCGCCGTCACCGACGAGTCCCATCCGGTGGAGGGCGTGGCGCCGGGGTGCAAGCGCGTGGGGGACGGGCTGCGCATCGTGGACAACGAGTCGGATGCCTTCGAGCGGGATGACATTCCGTTGTCCCGCGTGGTGAGTGATCCCCAGCTCGACATGTCCATCATCAAGACGAAGTCGCCGCTCGCGGTGATGCCGTGGAAGGTGGGCCGCAGTGCATCGCTGCGCGAGCGAACCGTGGTGGACGTGCGCGGCTTCCCGCTGGGCGTGTTCAACGCGACCAACGTCGGGAAGGTCATCTCCGCGTTCGACCACGACGAGTACAAGGACTGGAACCACGATGACTTCGTCGTGGACGCGCTCTTGTCTCCGGGCAACTCGGGCTCGCCGGTGCTGGCCATCTCGTGCAAGACGGGCGAGTTCGAGCTGGTGGGCGTCTATCACGCGGGGTACTCGCGAGGCAGCGCGCTCAACGTCGTCGTGGGAATCGATCAAGTGCGCGAGCTGATGACGACGCTGCGCCGCAGCACGCGGCGAGCCTTCGAGGAGAACGCACCGCTGGATGCGTCCGCGCGCGAGCGCATGGCCAAGCGAGTGGAGGCCACCGCCACGCCGTTCTTCCCTTTCGGGAACCACACCGCCGCGGTGTATCCGCGCACGGATGGCTCGCTGCTCTTCGCCATCTACGGGCAGGACTTCCCGCGCAAGGTCTATCCGCTCGTGGTGCTCGAGGACCTCAAGGCGCGCGTGGCCGGCGCCTTCGGTGAGCCCGGGCGCGTGTGGTTCGGTGGTGAGCGAGGTCTGCGCGAGAGCATCCGCGCCGAACAGGACGCGGAGCTGCAGCAACAGCTCGCGCGACTGCTGGATGCGCTGCGCCGGGACGCGACGCTCGCCTTCTCCTTCCAGGAGGCACTGCCTTCATCCGCGGAGTCGCGGCAGACCTTCGACGCCACGGCCCGGATGCAGAAGGCGCTCGACCGCGCCATCAATGCGCATCGCGACCTCAGCGATACCGCCGCGGAGCTGGCGGACCACCTGGCACCCAAGCCCACGGACGCGGCGACCCTGGCGGAGACACTCCTGACGCTGCCGCGACCTCCGCCGTCGGGCGTGGGGCTCCACCTGGGCGCGGCGCCGGCCACGCCGCCTCGCGCACCACGGGCGCCTGCATCCACGCCTGCGACCCAACGCGAGGCGAGGAACGACTCCGCGCCGTCCCGCCCTGCGGCACAGTAG
- a CDS encoding chloride channel protein has translation MVVGVGLISGLGAVALLQVLRVTQNLFWHVNGDEFIAGAMASPTWRRFLVPVLGGALVSLVSLLVGQPLRGHGTAGIIESIWVKSGRLPLPRALFRGLVSIIVVGLGAPLGREGALLQTGAASGSALAQRLRLGPGQARLLVACGAAAGIASAYNVPIGAALFGLEVLLGSFALELFGPIVVSCVVATLVSRTLIADHPSYVIPHYVLTHPRELLLTLLLGVLLGAASAGYVRGINALSDLLDRAPTWLAPFLPLAAMTVVGLAAMGWPYLLGNGYDPVNMALHGRLPLLLLLGLPLAKLAVTSLCAGAGVPGGLFTPSLFFGALLGGAFGVVVGHFAPGGAPSGAYALLGMGAVLAGTTHASVSAVLMIFEMTGDYGLILPLMLGAVVSTAVSRWLEPESLYTSVLNRRDVRVPDSVPYWLREEGVRGMLTPVTLRVPPSAPFDEVVVLLLEQPPGMDLYVTDESGRLLGVIVLDELKGHLPDHSLLQATVAADVMDRRVQPITPGLSLAEVATRFARTPLERLPVVDDARHLLGTISKTEVLKHGRF, from the coding sequence ATGGTGGTGGGCGTGGGCCTCATCTCCGGACTGGGCGCCGTGGCCCTGCTCCAGGTGCTGCGCGTCACCCAGAACCTGTTCTGGCACGTCAACGGCGACGAGTTCATCGCGGGCGCGATGGCCTCTCCTACCTGGCGCCGCTTCCTCGTTCCCGTCCTCGGCGGCGCGCTCGTGTCGCTGGTGTCCCTGCTCGTGGGCCAGCCGCTGCGCGGCCACGGCACCGCGGGCATCATCGAGTCCATCTGGGTGAAGTCCGGACGTCTGCCCCTGCCTCGCGCGTTGTTCCGCGGGCTCGTGTCCATCATCGTCGTGGGACTCGGCGCGCCGCTGGGACGCGAAGGTGCCCTGTTGCAGACGGGCGCGGCCAGCGGATCCGCGCTCGCGCAGCGTCTGCGATTGGGCCCCGGCCAAGCCCGGTTGCTCGTGGCCTGCGGCGCCGCGGCGGGCATTGCCTCCGCGTACAACGTGCCCATCGGCGCGGCACTCTTCGGGCTCGAGGTCCTGCTCGGCAGCTTCGCGCTGGAGCTGTTCGGCCCCATCGTCGTGTCGTGCGTCGTGGCAACACTGGTGTCCCGCACGCTCATCGCGGATCACCCCAGCTACGTCATCCCGCACTACGTCCTCACCCATCCGCGCGAGCTGCTCCTCACGCTCCTGCTCGGCGTGTTGCTGGGCGCCGCGTCCGCGGGCTACGTGCGTGGCATCAACGCGCTGTCGGATCTGCTCGACCGCGCGCCGACGTGGCTGGCTCCATTCCTCCCGCTCGCGGCCATGACGGTGGTGGGCCTGGCCGCGATGGGCTGGCCCTATCTGCTCGGCAATGGATACGACCCGGTGAACATGGCGCTGCATGGGAGACTCCCCTTGCTGCTGTTGTTGGGCCTGCCCTTGGCCAAGCTCGCCGTCACGTCGCTGTGCGCGGGCGCGGGTGTTCCGGGCGGGCTCTTCACGCCATCGCTCTTCTTCGGCGCGCTGCTGGGTGGCGCGTTCGGTGTCGTCGTGGGGCACTTCGCGCCCGGTGGCGCACCGAGCGGCGCGTACGCCCTGCTGGGCATGGGCGCGGTGCTGGCGGGCACCACGCACGCGTCCGTGTCCGCGGTGCTGATGATCTTCGAGATGACCGGTGACTATGGCCTCATCCTGCCCCTCATGCTGGGCGCCGTGGTCTCCACGGCGGTGAGCCGATGGCTCGAGCCCGAGTCCCTCTATACGTCGGTGCTCAACCGCCGCGACGTGCGCGTGCCCGACTCGGTCCCCTACTGGCTTCGCGAGGAGGGTGTGCGCGGCATGCTCACGCCAGTCACCTTGCGCGTGCCGCCCTCTGCGCCCTTCGACGAGGTGGTGGTGCTCCTCTTGGAGCAGCCCCCGGGCATGGACCTCTACGTCACGGACGAGAGCGGGCGCCTGCTGGGTGTCATCGTCCTGGACGAGCTGAAGGGGCACCTGCCGGACCACTCGCTCCTCCAGGCCACGGTGGCCGCGGACGTCATGGACCGACGCGTGCAGCCCATCACGCCGGGCCTGTCACTCGCGGAGGTGGCCACCCGCTTCGCTCGCACGCCCCTGGAGCGACTGCCCGTGGTGGATGACGCGCGGCACCTGCTGGGCACCATCTCCAAGACCGAGGTGTTGAAACACGGGCGCTTCTAG
- a CDS encoding SPFH domain-containing protein: MMFLFGILGGVALYGAFILSRCFFQVEQGQLAVLTSFGRAVHREDDSQRLRTYGPGLHQKRPWEKVIHVPMMEQNLDLSGEEGGRTAMAADGTILRLDSILRYVPVERELSHFLFGLRSPIEHITGLFTCLLRNEIANFREAPDKAPSGAEEPGSYALIRRERRLLNARIEEFCRARIGRRYGVGFNAVDLTDVLPPDELADALNAVIQARSEADATHARAEAETQQRVLAAERGLAIARAHSKAVETEIGTLGRYLRELAQKNTLHHYVARRRSEVTSDARTIYRKDSR; this comes from the coding sequence GTGATGTTCTTGTTCGGAATCCTGGGCGGCGTCGCCCTCTACGGCGCCTTCATCCTGAGCCGTTGCTTCTTCCAAGTAGAGCAGGGCCAGCTCGCGGTGCTCACGTCCTTCGGTCGCGCCGTGCATCGCGAGGATGACTCGCAGCGGCTGCGCACCTACGGCCCCGGGCTGCACCAGAAGCGGCCCTGGGAGAAGGTCATCCACGTCCCGATGATGGAGCAGAACCTGGACCTGTCCGGCGAGGAGGGGGGCCGCACCGCCATGGCGGCGGACGGCACGATCCTCCGGCTGGACTCCATCCTCCGCTACGTGCCGGTGGAGCGGGAGCTGAGCCACTTCCTCTTCGGCCTGCGCTCGCCCATCGAGCACATCACCGGCCTGTTCACCTGCCTGTTGCGCAATGAGATCGCCAACTTCCGCGAGGCGCCGGACAAGGCCCCCAGCGGAGCGGAGGAGCCGGGCTCGTACGCGCTCATCCGCCGCGAGCGGCGCCTGCTCAACGCGCGCATCGAGGAGTTCTGCCGCGCGCGCATCGGCCGGCGCTACGGCGTGGGCTTCAACGCGGTGGACCTCACGGACGTGCTGCCCCCGGACGAACTGGCCGACGCGCTCAACGCCGTCATCCAGGCGCGCTCCGAGGCGGACGCCACCCACGCGCGCGCCGAGGCCGAGACGCAGCAGCGCGTGCTCGCCGCCGAGCGCGGGCTCGCCATCGCGCGCGCGCACTCCAAGGCCGTGGAGACGGAGATTGGCACCCTGGGCCGCTACCTGCGCGAGCTGGCCCAGAAGAACACCCTGCACCACTACGTCGCCCGCCGCCGCTCCGAGGTGACGTCCGATGCCCGCACCATCTACCGGAAGGACTCGCGATGA